The following are encoded together in the Variovorax sp. PBS-H4 genome:
- a CDS encoding DUF2160 domain-containing protein translates to MLEWMVWTTPVAVFFSCIALMLVAMTVWEVKSPTTLRRGWLPMETTRGDRLFIGLLIAAYINLVFIGIAGKLQEWLSLEAEPSIWISFVLSMLVLGLVMRKG, encoded by the coding sequence ATGCTCGAATGGATGGTCTGGACCACCCCGGTGGCCGTGTTCTTCAGCTGCATCGCGCTGATGCTCGTCGCCATGACCGTGTGGGAAGTCAAGTCGCCCACCACCTTGCGCCGCGGTTGGCTGCCGATGGAAACCACGCGCGGCGACCGGCTCTTCATCGGCCTGCTGATCGCGGCCTATATCAACCTGGTCTTCATCGGCATCGCGGGCAAGCTCCAGGAGTGGCTGTCGCTGGAGGCCGAACCGTCGATCTGGATCAGCTTCGTGCTGTCGATGCTCGTACTCGGGCTTGTCATGCGCAAGGGCTGA
- a CDS encoding carbohydrate ABC transporter permease: MNERRFRKRSIFLLLYILFALLPIYWMINMSFKTNEEILSSFSFFPQQFTWANYARIFTDESWYSGYINSLIYVGINTVVSLTVALPAAYAFSRYSFLGDKHVFFWLLTNRMTPPAVFLLPFFQLYTTVGLMDTHLGVALAHLLFNVPLAVWILEGFMSGIPREIDETAYIDGYSFPRFFLTIFLPLIKAGVGVAAFFCFMFSWVELLLARTLTSVNAKPIVATMTRTVSASGMDWATLAAAGVLTIVPGAIVIWFVRHYIAKGFAMGRV, translated from the coding sequence ATGAACGAGCGACGCTTCCGCAAGCGCAGCATCTTCCTGCTGCTGTACATCCTGTTCGCCCTGTTGCCCATCTACTGGATGATCAACATGAGCTTCAAGACCAACGAGGAGATCCTTTCGAGCTTCTCCTTCTTTCCGCAGCAGTTCACCTGGGCCAACTACGCGCGCATCTTCACCGACGAGTCGTGGTACTCGGGCTACATCAACAGCCTGATCTACGTGGGCATCAACACGGTGGTGTCGCTCACGGTGGCGTTGCCGGCAGCCTATGCCTTCTCGCGCTATTCCTTTCTCGGCGACAAGCACGTCTTCTTCTGGCTGCTGACCAACCGCATGACGCCGCCGGCCGTGTTCCTGCTGCCTTTCTTCCAGCTCTACACCACCGTCGGGCTGATGGACACGCACCTGGGCGTCGCGCTGGCGCACCTGCTCTTCAACGTGCCGCTGGCGGTGTGGATCCTGGAAGGCTTCATGAGTGGTATCCCGCGCGAGATCGATGAGACGGCCTACATCGACGGCTACTCCTTCCCGCGCTTCTTCCTCACCATCTTCCTGCCGCTGATCAAGGCGGGCGTGGGCGTTGCGGCCTTCTTCTGCTTCATGTTCAGCTGGGTCGAGCTGCTGCTGGCGCGCACGCTGACCAGCGTGAACGCCAAGCCCATCGTGGCAACGATGACGCGGACGGTGAGTGCGTCCGGCATGGACTGGGCGACGCTGGCGGCCGCCGGCGTGCTCACGATCGTGCCCGGCGCGATCGTGATCTGGTTCGTGCGGCACTACATCGCGAAAGGGTTCGCGATGGGGCGTGTCTAG
- a CDS encoding ABC transporter substrate-binding protein translates to MKIRYTALALAAAALAMQSASAGEAEAKKWIDSEFQPSTLNKDQQTAEMKWFIDAAKKLQAKGVREISVVSETITTHEYESKTLAKAFEEITGIKVKHDIIQEGDVVEKLQTSMQSGKSIYDGWISDSDLIGTHYRYGKIMSLTDYMANAGKEWTNPGLDVKDFIGTSFTTAPDGQLYQLPDQQFANLYWFRADLFARQDFKDKFKAKYGYELGVPLNWSAYEDIAEFFSTDVKTIDGKPIYGHMDYGKKDPSLGWRFTDAWLSMAGTADKGIPNGMPIDEWGIKVAADKCTPVGASVARGGATNSPAAVYALTKYIDWMKKYAPKEATGMTFGEAGPVPAQGQIAQQIFWYTAFTADMTKPGLPVVNADGSPKWRMAPGPNGPYWKQGMQNGYQDVGSWTFFKAHDPNKTAAAWLYAQFVTSKTVSAKKSVVGLTFIRESDIRHDYFTQNANKYGGLIEFYRSPARVAWTPTGTNVPDYPKLAQLWWKNVAEAVTGEKTPQKAMDNLAEEMDNVMGRLERAGMAKCAPKLAPKGDPNKMLSDEHAPWKKLANEKPKGETIDYEKLLTAWKEGKVR, encoded by the coding sequence ATGAAGATTCGCTACACAGCGCTGGCACTGGCAGCGGCGGCGCTTGCCATGCAGAGCGCCTCGGCCGGCGAGGCCGAGGCCAAGAAGTGGATCGACAGCGAATTCCAGCCGTCGACCCTGAACAAGGACCAGCAGACCGCGGAGATGAAGTGGTTCATCGATGCCGCGAAGAAGCTGCAGGCCAAGGGGGTGCGTGAGATCTCGGTGGTGTCGGAAACCATCACGACGCACGAGTACGAGTCGAAGACCCTGGCCAAGGCCTTCGAGGAGATCACCGGCATCAAGGTCAAGCACGACATCATCCAGGAAGGCGACGTGGTCGAGAAGCTGCAGACGTCGATGCAGTCGGGCAAGTCGATCTACGACGGCTGGATCTCCGACTCCGACCTGATCGGCACCCACTACCGCTACGGCAAGATCATGTCCCTCACGGACTACATGGCCAACGCCGGCAAGGAATGGACCAATCCGGGGCTCGACGTCAAGGACTTCATCGGCACCAGCTTCACGACCGCACCGGACGGCCAGCTCTACCAGCTGCCCGACCAGCAGTTCGCCAACCTGTACTGGTTTCGCGCCGACCTGTTCGCGCGCCAGGACTTCAAGGACAAGTTCAAGGCCAAGTACGGCTACGAACTGGGTGTGCCGCTGAACTGGAGCGCCTACGAGGACATCGCGGAGTTCTTCAGTACCGACGTGAAGACCATCGATGGCAAGCCGATCTACGGGCACATGGACTACGGCAAGAAGGACCCCTCGCTGGGCTGGCGCTTCACCGACGCGTGGCTGTCCATGGCCGGCACCGCCGACAAGGGCATTCCCAATGGCATGCCGATCGACGAATGGGGCATCAAGGTCGCTGCCGACAAGTGCACGCCCGTGGGCGCCAGCGTGGCACGGGGGGGCGCGACCAATTCGCCGGCCGCCGTCTATGCGCTCACCAAGTACATCGACTGGATGAAGAAGTACGCGCCCAAGGAAGCCACCGGCATGACCTTCGGCGAGGCCGGCCCGGTGCCGGCGCAGGGCCAGATCGCTCAGCAGATCTTTTGGTACACCGCCTTCACGGCCGACATGACCAAGCCGGGCCTGCCGGTGGTGAACGCCGACGGATCACCGAAGTGGCGCATGGCGCCCGGCCCCAACGGCCCGTACTGGAAGCAGGGCATGCAGAACGGCTACCAGGACGTGGGCTCGTGGACCTTCTTCAAGGCCCATGATCCCAACAAGACGGCGGCGGCATGGCTCTACGCGCAGTTTGTGACATCCAAGACCGTCTCGGCCAAGAAGAGCGTGGTGGGCCTGACCTTCATCCGCGAGAGCGACATCCGCCATGACTACTTCACGCAGAACGCCAACAAGTACGGCGGCCTGATCGAGTTCTACCGCAGCCCGGCGCGCGTGGCCTGGACGCCCACCGGCACCAACGTGCCCGACTATCCGAAGCTCGCGCAGCTGTGGTGGAAGAACGTGGCCGAGGCAGTGACCGGCGAGAAGACGCCGCAGAAGGCGATGGACAACCTGGCCGAGGAAATGGACAACGTCATGGGCCGGCTGGAGCGTGCGGGCATGGCCAAGTGCGCGCCCAAGCTCGCGCCGAAGGGCGATCCCAACAAGATGCTGAGCGACGAGCACGCGCCTTGGAAGAAGCTGGCCAACGAGAAGCCCAAGGGCGAGACCATCGATTACGAGAAGCTGCTGACGGCCTGGAAGGAAGGCAAGGTACGCTGA
- a CDS encoding carbohydrate ABC transporter permease, producing MNGTNKPINQKAWWLVLPVLLCVAFSAIVPLMTVVNYSVQDIISPERRVFVGTEWFASVMRDDELHGALWRQLGFSLAVLLVEIPLGICLALSMPSTGWKSSAVLVIVALSLLIPWNVVGTIWQIYGRADIGLLGWTLQRLGIDYNYTGSATDAWITVLVMDVWHWTPLVALLCFAGLRSIPDAYYQAARIDGASRFAVFRYIQLPKMRGVLMIAVLLRFMDSFMIYTEPFVLTGGGPGNATTFLSQYLTQKAVGQFDLGPAAAFSLIYFLIILLFCFVLYNWMQRVGTQTVEEPK from the coding sequence ATGAACGGAACGAACAAGCCCATCAACCAGAAGGCCTGGTGGCTGGTGTTGCCGGTGCTGCTGTGCGTGGCCTTTTCGGCCATCGTGCCGCTGATGACGGTGGTCAACTACTCGGTGCAGGACATCATCTCGCCCGAGCGCCGCGTGTTCGTCGGCACCGAGTGGTTCGCCTCGGTGATGCGCGACGACGAGCTGCACGGGGCGCTGTGGCGCCAGCTCGGCTTCTCGCTGGCGGTGCTGCTGGTCGAGATCCCGCTCGGCATCTGCCTGGCGCTCTCGATGCCCTCGACCGGGTGGAAGTCGTCCGCCGTGCTGGTGATCGTCGCGCTGTCGCTGCTGATCCCCTGGAACGTGGTCGGCACCATCTGGCAGATCTACGGCCGCGCCGACATCGGCCTGCTCGGCTGGACCCTGCAGAGGCTGGGCATCGACTACAACTACACCGGCAGCGCGACCGACGCCTGGATCACGGTGCTGGTGATGGACGTCTGGCATTGGACGCCGCTGGTGGCCTTGCTGTGCTTTGCGGGGCTGCGCTCCATCCCCGACGCGTACTACCAGGCCGCGCGCATCGACGGCGCCAGCCGCTTCGCCGTATTCCGCTACATCCAGCTGCCCAAGATGCGCGGCGTGCTGATGATCGCGGTGCTGCTGCGCTTCATGGACAGCTTCATGATCTACACCGAGCCATTCGTGCTGACGGGCGGCGGGCCGGGCAACGCCACCACCTTCCTGAGCCAGTACCTCACGCAGAAGGCCGTCGGCCAGTTCGACCTGGGCCCGGCGGCGGCGTTCTCGCTGATCTACTTCCTGATCATCCTGCTGTTCTGCTTCGTGCTCTACAACTGGATGCAGCGGGTCGGGACGCAGACCGTGGAGGAGCCGAAATGA